A genomic segment from Acuticoccus sediminis encodes:
- a CDS encoding c-type cytochrome, whose product MKRVATAAAIAAVSIWAAGAASADPAAGREKAAMCQVCHGLDGIGKNPEVPHIAGESEIYLMAQLRAFRSGERQHQQMSIIAQSLSDEDIRDLADYYASIKFEVTVPDY is encoded by the coding sequence ATGAAACGTGTTGCAACCGCCGCGGCGATCGCCGCGGTGTCGATCTGGGCGGCGGGCGCGGCGTCGGCGGATCCGGCGGCCGGGCGGGAGAAGGCCGCGATGTGCCAGGTCTGTCACGGTCTCGACGGCATCGGGAAGAACCCGGAGGTGCCGCACATCGCCGGCGAGAGCGAGATCTACCTGATGGCGCAGCTTCGCGCCTTCCGCTCCGGCGAGCGGCAGCATCAGCAGATGTCGATCATCGCCCAGTCCCTCAGCGACGAGGACATCCGCGACCTCGCCGACTACTACGCCTCGATCAAGTTCGAGGTGACGGTGCCGGACTACTGA
- a CDS encoding MSMEG_0570 family nitrogen starvation response protein, whose translation MPETFWTVRWPDGAKERCYSPSSVVCEIFTPGVTYPLEDFLARSRTAMQRASDRVKAKYGHPCSNAMAQLHRIETRAQAFDGQDGASVTCLEITQ comes from the coding sequence ATGCCTGAGACCTTCTGGACCGTCCGCTGGCCGGATGGCGCCAAGGAGCGGTGCTACTCGCCCTCCAGCGTCGTCTGCGAAATCTTCACCCCCGGCGTGACCTACCCGCTGGAGGACTTCCTCGCCCGTTCTCGCACGGCCATGCAGCGCGCGTCCGACCGCGTGAAGGCCAAGTACGGCCACCCCTGCTCCAACGCCATGGCCCAGCTCCACCGGATCGAGACCCGCGCCCAGGCCTTCGACGGCCAGGACGGGGCATCGGTCACTTGCCTGGAGATCACGCAATGA
- a CDS encoding sll0787 family AIR synthase-like protein translates to MSADPGPSGLAAIAAELRGHPSIRGKLAIGRAAAALGLSVHSDGRPGDDAAVLPRDGGYDLFAGEGFIPAFVNSAPWFAGWCAVMVNVSDIAAMGGRAVAVVDQIWAPDPEAARPVMEGMRAAAEAYGVPLVGGHTNFAASELSLAASIFGRANALITSFDALPGDLLVAAIDRRGEYSGFDNFGAFLGAPAERLRADLEILPELAEAELVTAGKDISQGGIVGTGLMLAECSGVGLDIDVAALDPPAGTAPARWLRTFPSFGFLLSVAPDMVETTLARFAVRDIRADVIGRVTEGSTVRLVDGEDAALFWDYRDTPYLGLRAKEPAHA, encoded by the coding sequence ATGAGCGCGGACCCCGGACCATCCGGCCTCGCGGCGATCGCCGCCGAACTGCGCGGGCACCCCTCCATCCGCGGCAAGCTCGCCATCGGACGCGCGGCCGCGGCGCTCGGCCTGTCGGTGCACTCCGACGGGCGACCGGGCGACGACGCCGCGGTGTTGCCGCGCGACGGCGGCTACGACCTATTCGCCGGCGAGGGCTTCATCCCCGCCTTCGTGAATTCCGCGCCCTGGTTCGCCGGATGGTGCGCCGTGATGGTGAACGTCTCGGATATCGCCGCGATGGGCGGGCGCGCGGTCGCCGTCGTCGACCAGATCTGGGCGCCCGATCCGGAGGCGGCCCGCCCGGTGATGGAGGGCATGAGGGCCGCCGCCGAGGCCTACGGCGTGCCGCTCGTCGGCGGCCACACCAACTTCGCCGCGTCCGAACTGTCGCTCGCGGCCTCCATCTTCGGCCGCGCGAACGCGCTCATCACGAGCTTCGACGCGCTGCCCGGCGATCTGCTGGTCGCCGCCATCGACCGGCGCGGCGAGTACAGCGGGTTCGACAACTTCGGCGCCTTCCTCGGCGCGCCGGCCGAGCGGCTGCGCGCCGACCTCGAGATCCTGCCCGAGCTTGCGGAGGCGGAACTCGTCACCGCCGGAAAGGACATCAGCCAGGGCGGCATCGTCGGCACCGGCCTGATGCTCGCCGAATGCTCCGGCGTCGGGCTCGACATCGACGTCGCAGCCCTCGACCCGCCGGCCGGCACGGCGCCGGCGCGCTGGCTCCGCACCTTTCCGAGCTTCGGCTTCCTGCTTTCGGTGGCCCCCGACATGGTGGAGACGACGCTCGCGCGCTTCGCCGTCCGCGACATCCGCGCCGATGTGATCGGCCGCGTCACCGAGGGTTCGACGGTCCGCCTCGTCGACGGGGAGGATGCGGCGCTCTTCTGGGACTACCGCGACACACCCTACCTCGGCCTCCGCGCCAAGGAGCCAGCCCATGCCTGA
- a CDS encoding MSMEG_0572/Sll0783 family nitrogen starvation response protein, whose product MPAVTQEAHKDGDYFVDYEQKVFEDVKADPGEKALVTFHTVAFEGSIGLVNILNAIRLNRKGYETSILLYGPGVTLGIQRGFPTLGDEAFPGHQNFAANLKKFMGEGGKVYACRFALQALYGHGEPSLLPGIVPIAPQDVLDCVLIHKKANAVILDTWTV is encoded by the coding sequence ATGCCCGCAGTCACCCAGGAAGCCCACAAGGACGGCGACTACTTCGTCGACTACGAGCAGAAGGTCTTCGAGGACGTCAAAGCCGATCCCGGTGAGAAGGCGCTCGTCACCTTCCACACCGTCGCGTTCGAGGGCTCGATCGGGCTCGTCAACATCCTCAACGCCATCCGCCTCAACCGGAAGGGCTACGAGACCTCGATCCTCCTCTACGGCCCGGGTGTCACGCTCGGCATCCAGCGCGGCTTCCCGACGCTCGGCGACGAGGCCTTCCCCGGCCACCAGAACTTCGCCGCCAACCTCAAGAAGTTCATGGGCGAGGGGGGCAAGGTCTACGCCTGCCGTTTCGCCCTCCAGGCCCTCTACGGCCACGGCGAGCCGTCGCTGCTCCCCGGCATCGTCCCGATCGCCCCGCAGGACGTGCTCGACTGCGTCCTGATCCACAAGAAGGCCAACGCCGTCATCCTCGACACCTGGACCGTCTGA
- a CDS encoding MSMEG_0569 family flavin-dependent oxidoreductase codes for MKLTPTLEPVPPHVPVVIVGGGQAGLSLAACLSEKGIDYVVLEREAKFHSWRVNRWDSFCLVTPNWQCRLPGFSYSGEYGGTDPDGFMLRDEIVAYLDAFAARVAPNIREHVEVTGVTPRTEGGYLVETTDGDWTADQVVVATGGYDTPIEPAYARALDPRVMQMHSREYRNPEQFPDGGVLIVGTGQSGVQLMEDFVRAGRPVHLAVGPAPRSPRKYRGRDATDWLYDAGHYAVTIDRHPDPAKALGQTNHYMSGRDGGKEIDLRRFHVEHGVELYGSLAGMDGTTVSFLPDLAKNLDDADRSYVGIRDQIDAYIAREGIDAPVEPPFAKVWEPGEERTGIDLAETGITSVLWAIGFRPDYSWLHVDVLDERGKPRHFRGVTDVPGIHFLGLGWLNTWGSGRFLGIEEDSRHLAGQIEAQLVSAGKLVEA; via the coding sequence ATGAAGCTGACGCCCACCCTCGAGCCGGTGCCGCCCCACGTCCCCGTCGTGATCGTCGGCGGCGGACAGGCCGGCCTCTCCCTCGCCGCCTGCCTCAGCGAGAAGGGCATCGACTACGTCGTCCTCGAACGGGAAGCGAAGTTCCACTCCTGGCGCGTCAACCGCTGGGACAGCTTCTGCCTCGTGACGCCGAACTGGCAGTGCCGCCTGCCGGGGTTCTCCTACTCGGGCGAGTACGGCGGAACGGACCCGGACGGCTTCATGCTGCGGGACGAGATCGTCGCCTACCTCGACGCCTTCGCCGCCCGCGTCGCGCCGAACATCCGCGAGCACGTCGAGGTGACCGGGGTCACCCCGCGTACCGAGGGCGGCTATCTCGTCGAGACGACCGACGGGGACTGGACGGCGGACCAGGTCGTCGTCGCCACCGGCGGCTACGACACGCCGATCGAGCCCGCCTACGCCAGAGCGCTCGACCCGAGGGTCATGCAGATGCACTCGCGCGAGTACCGCAACCCGGAGCAGTTCCCGGACGGCGGCGTCCTCATCGTCGGCACCGGCCAGTCCGGCGTGCAGCTCATGGAGGACTTCGTGCGGGCGGGGCGGCCGGTCCACCTCGCTGTCGGCCCGGCGCCGCGGAGCCCGCGCAAGTACCGCGGCCGGGACGCGACCGACTGGCTCTACGACGCCGGCCACTACGCGGTCACCATCGACAGGCATCCCGACCCCGCCAAGGCGCTCGGCCAGACCAACCACTACATGTCCGGCCGCGACGGGGGCAAGGAGATCGACCTGCGCAGGTTCCACGTGGAGCACGGGGTGGAGCTCTACGGCTCCCTCGCCGGAATGGACGGCACCACGGTCAGCTTCCTGCCGGACCTTGCGAAGAACCTCGACGACGCCGACCGCAGCTATGTCGGCATCCGGGACCAGATCGACGCCTACATCGCCCGGGAAGGGATCGACGCGCCGGTCGAACCGCCGTTCGCGAAGGTGTGGGAGCCGGGCGAGGAGCGCACCGGGATCGACCTCGCCGAGACCGGCATCACCTCCGTCCTCTGGGCGATCGGCTTCCGCCCCGACTATTCGTGGCTCCACGTCGACGTCCTCGACGAGCGGGGCAAGCCGCGGCACTTCCGTGGCGTTACGGACGTGCCGGGGATCCACTTCCTGGGCCTCGGCTGGCTCAACACCTGGGGCTCCGGCCGCTTCCTCGGCATCGAGGAGGACAGCCGCCACCTCGCCGGCCAGATCGAGGCGCAGCTCGTATCAGCCGGCAAGCTTGTCGAGGCCTGA
- a CDS encoding PQQ-dependent sugar dehydrogenase, which yields MVRSIFTTVAATLFATTALAQAPVPDNLEKLSNFQSTGVTDFTVIEQGGKKADNLRAILENITLPEGFKIELYAIVPDARHMTVGPQGIVTFVGTRKTKVWAVTDRDKDRVADEVKDFAPSLAFTIPNGPCFSPDGFLYIAEQNRVLVFPAAEFFYESPDVAAFNVVKQGDLIPASEESFNHTARVCKIGPDGKLYITLGQPFNVPAEDKLDLYKKYGIGGIVRLNTDGTGREVYTTGVRNSVGMDFDPDTGDLWFTDNQVDGMGDDIPPGELNHQTAAGQNFGFPWYGGGSIRTNEYKGEEPPADAVMPAVEMTAHAADLGMEFYNGSMFPNEYKGAIFSAQHGSWNRTTPVGARIMVTTIDEEGTAVSKPFAEGWLTKSGEYLGRPVDIAELRDGSILVSDDLAGAIYRISYGE from the coding sequence ATGGTTCGGTCGATTTTCACAACCGTTGCAGCAACTCTTTTCGCGACGACCGCCCTCGCCCAGGCGCCCGTGCCTGACAATTTGGAAAAACTGTCGAATTTCCAGAGCACTGGCGTGACCGACTTTACGGTCATCGAGCAGGGCGGCAAGAAAGCGGACAACCTGCGCGCGATTCTGGAGAACATCACCCTCCCCGAGGGCTTCAAGATCGAGCTCTACGCCATCGTCCCCGACGCGCGCCACATGACCGTCGGTCCGCAGGGCATCGTCACCTTCGTCGGCACCCGCAAGACCAAGGTCTGGGCGGTGACGGACCGTGACAAGGACCGCGTCGCCGACGAGGTGAAGGACTTCGCCCCGTCGCTCGCCTTCACGATCCCCAATGGCCCGTGCTTCTCGCCGGATGGGTTCCTCTACATCGCCGAGCAGAACCGCGTGCTGGTCTTCCCCGCGGCGGAGTTCTTCTATGAGAGCCCCGACGTCGCGGCGTTCAACGTCGTGAAGCAGGGCGACCTCATCCCCGCATCCGAGGAGAGCTTCAACCACACCGCCCGTGTCTGCAAGATCGGTCCGGACGGCAAGCTCTACATCACGCTCGGCCAGCCCTTCAACGTGCCGGCGGAGGACAAGCTCGACCTCTACAAGAAGTACGGGATCGGCGGGATCGTCCGCCTCAACACCGACGGCACCGGCCGCGAGGTCTACACCACCGGCGTGCGCAATTCCGTCGGCATGGACTTCGACCCCGACACCGGCGACCTCTGGTTCACCGACAACCAGGTCGACGGCATGGGCGACGACATCCCGCCGGGCGAGCTCAACCACCAGACGGCGGCGGGCCAGAACTTCGGCTTCCCGTGGTACGGGGGCGGGTCGATCCGCACCAACGAGTACAAGGGCGAGGAGCCGCCGGCGGACGCCGTGATGCCGGCCGTCGAGATGACCGCGCACGCGGCCGACCTCGGTATGGAGTTCTACAACGGCAGCATGTTCCCCAACGAGTACAAGGGCGCGATCTTCTCCGCGCAGCACGGCTCGTGGAACCGCACGACGCCGGTCGGCGCGCGCATCATGGTGACGACCATCGACGAGGAGGGCACGGCCGTCTCCAAGCCGTTCGCGGAGGGCTGGCTGACGAAGAGCGGCGAGTATCTCGGCCGTCCGGTCGACATCGCCGAGCTGCGTGACGGCTCGATCCTCGTCTCGGACGACCTCGCCGGCGCGATCTACCGCATCTCCTACGGCGAATAG
- a CDS encoding MSMEG_0568 family radical SAM protein: protein MRDGDLINELQTHGMRLVDPRAGHEARRGGAGPSDHKAITINGTTVMVPVHTAPAFASPYLVERPDAAGDAVVTRDGVEVARVRFPLRPRFYELATADGVPYSHIATLHSRDVLATTVLQTCIRYESRKKTCQFCAIGQSLAAGRTVAHKTPGQLAEVAEAAVRLDGVKHMVLTTGTPPGKDRGARVLAESARAIKAAVDIPIQGQCEPPDDDAWHQRMADAGIDTLGMHLEVVTPAVRQRIMPGKASVPLEKYFASFEAAVKVFGWGQVSTYILAGLGDTREAILDMSARLTAIGVYPFVVPFVPISGTPLESHPTPTAEFMASILRPLGEMVVDAGMRSEDIKAGCGKCGACSALSVFEKLKVPA, encoded by the coding sequence ATGCGTGACGGCGACCTGATCAACGAGTTGCAGACCCACGGGATGCGCCTGGTCGACCCGCGCGCCGGGCACGAGGCGCGCCGCGGCGGTGCCGGTCCCTCGGACCACAAGGCGATCACCATCAACGGGACGACCGTGATGGTCCCGGTGCACACCGCCCCGGCGTTCGCCTCGCCGTACCTCGTGGAGCGGCCGGACGCGGCGGGGGATGCCGTCGTCACCCGGGACGGCGTCGAGGTCGCCAGGGTCCGCTTTCCGCTGCGGCCGCGCTTCTACGAGCTCGCCACCGCCGACGGCGTCCCCTACAGCCACATCGCGACGCTCCACAGCCGCGACGTCCTGGCGACGACGGTGCTGCAGACCTGCATCCGATACGAGAGCCGCAAGAAGACCTGCCAGTTCTGCGCCATCGGCCAGTCGCTCGCAGCCGGTCGCACCGTGGCGCACAAGACGCCCGGGCAGCTCGCCGAGGTGGCCGAGGCCGCCGTCCGGCTCGACGGCGTGAAGCACATGGTCCTCACCACCGGCACGCCCCCCGGAAAGGACCGCGGCGCCCGGGTACTCGCCGAGTCGGCCCGCGCCATCAAGGCCGCCGTCGACATCCCCATCCAGGGCCAGTGCGAGCCGCCGGACGACGACGCCTGGCACCAGCGCATGGCCGACGCCGGCATCGACACGCTCGGCATGCACCTCGAGGTGGTCACCCCGGCGGTGCGGCAGCGGATCATGCCCGGCAAGGCGTCGGTGCCGCTGGAGAAGTACTTCGCCAGCTTCGAGGCGGCGGTGAAGGTGTTCGGCTGGGGGCAGGTCTCGACCTACATCCTCGCCGGCCTCGGCGACACGCGCGAGGCGATCCTCGACATGTCCGCCCGCCTCACCGCGATCGGCGTCTACCCCTTCGTGGTGCCGTTCGTGCCGATCTCAGGAACGCCGCTCGAGAGCCACCCGACGCCGACGGCGGAATTCATGGCGTCGATCCTGCGCCCCCTCGGCGAGATGGTCGTCGATGCCGGGATGCGCTCGGAGGACATCAAGGCCGGCTGCGGCAAGTGCGGCGCGTGCTCGGCGCTCTCCGTCTTCGAGAAGCTGAAGGTGCCGGCATGA
- a CDS encoding MarR family winged helix-turn-helix transcriptional regulator: protein MTKPTPHPTTSSAPAVPPALEGLLCYSVYATGLALNRAYKPLLDKLGLTYPQYLVMLLLQGGPQTMGQLAQSLSLESNTLTPLVKRLEAAGFVTRHRDTGDERVVRVALTDIGRARAGEAACVPETMLKAMGLSAEEIDTLSRALERVRENLTAHEGA from the coding sequence ATGACCAAGCCGACCCCTCATCCCACGACCTCCTCCGCTCCGGCGGTGCCGCCGGCGCTCGAGGGGCTGCTGTGCTACTCCGTCTACGCGACGGGGCTCGCGCTGAACCGAGCCTACAAGCCGCTGCTTGACAAGCTCGGGCTGACCTACCCGCAGTATCTCGTCATGCTGCTGCTCCAGGGCGGGCCGCAGACGATGGGGCAGCTCGCCCAGTCGCTCTCGCTGGAGTCGAACACGCTCACCCCGCTGGTCAAGCGCCTCGAGGCCGCGGGCTTCGTCACGCGCCACCGCGACACGGGTGACGAGCGCGTGGTGCGCGTGGCGCTGACCGACATCGGCCGGGCGCGCGCCGGGGAGGCGGCCTGCGTTCCGGAGACGATGCTGAAGGCCATGGGCCTCTCCGCCGAGGAGATCGACACTCTCTCCAGGGCGCTGGAGCGCGTGCGCGAGAACCTCACCGCCCACGAAGGGGCGTAA
- a CDS encoding Nit6803 family nitrilase, with product MRTDTIRAAAVQIAPDLSGRAGTIERVLNAIAEAAEKGADFIVFPETFVPYYPYFSFILPPVQQGAPHLELYQEAVVVPSPETDAVAEAARKRGVIVVLGVNERDHGSLYNTQLVFDADGSLALKRRKITPTYHERMIWGQGDGAGLKVAETRVGRVGALACWEHYNPLARYALMAQHEEIHASHFPGSLVGPIFAEQIEVTMRHHALESGCFVVNATGWLTEEQIRSIHPDPKLQKGIRDGCMTCIVSPEGRHLAPPLTEGEGILIADLDMRLITKRKRMMDSVGHYARPELLHLVHDVRPAVPREAVEMAPSLQPASEPTRTHQPSEEGEHA from the coding sequence ATGCGAACCGATACCATCCGCGCTGCGGCCGTACAGATCGCGCCGGACCTCTCGGGCCGCGCCGGCACCATCGAGCGGGTGCTCAACGCCATCGCCGAAGCCGCGGAGAAGGGTGCGGACTTCATCGTCTTTCCCGAGACGTTCGTGCCCTACTACCCCTATTTCTCGTTCATCCTGCCGCCGGTGCAGCAGGGTGCCCCGCATCTCGAGCTCTACCAGGAGGCCGTGGTCGTCCCCTCGCCGGAGACGGACGCGGTGGCGGAGGCGGCCCGCAAGCGCGGCGTCATCGTTGTGCTGGGCGTCAACGAGCGCGACCACGGCTCCCTCTACAACACCCAGCTCGTCTTCGACGCGGACGGCTCCCTCGCCCTCAAGCGGCGCAAGATCACGCCGACCTACCACGAGCGGATGATCTGGGGGCAGGGCGACGGCGCCGGCCTCAAGGTGGCCGAGACGAGGGTCGGCCGCGTCGGCGCGCTCGCCTGCTGGGAGCACTACAACCCGCTCGCCCGCTACGCCCTCATGGCGCAGCACGAGGAGATCCACGCCTCGCACTTCCCCGGCAGCCTGGTCGGGCCGATCTTCGCCGAGCAGATCGAGGTGACGATGCGCCACCACGCGCTGGAATCGGGCTGCTTCGTCGTCAACGCCACCGGATGGCTGACCGAAGAGCAGATCCGGTCCATCCACCCCGACCCGAAGCTGCAGAAGGGGATCCGGGACGGCTGCATGACCTGCATCGTCTCGCCGGAGGGCAGGCATCTCGCCCCGCCGCTGACCGAGGGCGAAGGCATCCTGATTGCCGACCTCGACATGCGCCTCATCACCAAGCGCAAGCGGATGATGGATTCGGTCGGCCACTACGCCCGGCCCGAGCTCCTGCATCTCGTCCACGACGTGCGTCCCGCGGTCCCGCGCGAGGCGGTCGAAATGGCCCCGTCCCTGCAACCGGCGAGCGAGCCGACCCGGACCCACCAGCCCAGCGAGGAGGGCGAACATGCGTGA
- a CDS encoding alpha/beta hydrolase, producing MSTSFAKITRAAAISAVALGTAQAVAGPLEPQTQAFIDSLAGAPGIYTLAPDDARAVLAGAQSGTPIAVPGTISEDRTLALGPTGETKIRVTRPEAAEGTLPVVVYMHGGGWVLGDADTHERLVRELALGSGAVFVFVDYERSPEVRYPVAIEQGYAVLRYVAEHPGEFGADGSRIAVAGDSVGGNMAAVLALLAKERGGPDLVAQALFYPVTDASMQTGSYTEFADGPWLTKNAMAWFWDQYLPDVDARADRHVSPLNATSEELSGLPQALVIVDENDVLRDEGEAYARNLAAAGVTVSAVRYNGTIHDFMLLNPIAQTPAVRAAVAQAGDWLAARFAD from the coding sequence ATGTCGACCTCCTTCGCCAAGATCACCCGTGCCGCCGCCATCTCCGCCGTCGCCCTCGGCACGGCCCAGGCCGTGGCCGGTCCGCTGGAGCCCCAGACGCAGGCCTTCATCGACAGCCTCGCCGGCGCACCCGGCATCTACACCCTCGCGCCCGACGACGCCCGCGCCGTGCTCGCCGGCGCCCAGTCCGGCACGCCGATCGCCGTCCCCGGCACGATCAGCGAGGACCGCACCCTCGCCCTCGGCCCCACGGGCGAGACGAAGATCCGCGTCACCCGGCCCGAGGCGGCCGAGGGAACGCTCCCGGTCGTCGTCTACATGCACGGCGGCGGCTGGGTCCTCGGCGACGCCGACACCCACGAACGGCTCGTCCGGGAACTCGCCCTCGGCTCCGGCGCGGTCTTCGTCTTCGTCGACTACGAGCGCTCGCCCGAGGTGCGCTACCCGGTGGCGATCGAGCAGGGCTACGCGGTGCTCCGGTACGTCGCCGAGCATCCGGGCGAATTCGGGGCCGACGGCAGCCGCATCGCGGTCGCGGGCGACAGCGTCGGCGGCAACATGGCCGCCGTCCTCGCCCTCCTCGCCAAGGAGCGCGGCGGTCCGGACCTCGTCGCCCAGGCCCTCTTCTACCCGGTCACCGACGCCTCCATGCAGACCGGGTCCTACACCGAGTTCGCCGACGGTCCGTGGCTGACGAAGAACGCCATGGCCTGGTTCTGGGACCAGTACCTTCCCGACGTCGACGCCCGCGCCGACCGGCACGTCTCGCCCCTCAACGCCACGTCGGAGGAGCTCTCGGGCCTGCCGCAGGCGCTGGTGATCGTCGACGAGAACGACGTCCTGCGGGACGAGGGCGAGGCCTACGCCCGCAATCTCGCCGCCGCCGGGGTGACCGTCAGCGCGGTGCGCTACAACGGCACGATCCACGACTTCATGCTGCTGAACCCGATCGCGCAGACGCCCGCGGTCCGTGCCGCGGTGGCACAGGCGGGCGACTGGCTCGCCGCCCGCTTCGCCGACTGA
- a CDS encoding AbrB family transcriptional regulator: MRGILVALVPALAGAALCLVLGVPAGALIGSTLAVTAVALAKLGPRVPQTLRDTAFATIGVTLGSGVTPHLLSDLARFPLSLAALTVTIVIVMTVSGYILRRGFGIDRPTAILATSPGAMSYALSLSVSGGSARPDTQTVMTLQSLRLLLITIVLPPLIAEIDATTGMPHPAVAAMPVLTLLPSILLIALAFGVGILFGRIRVPAAFLLAGVVTSGIAHGVGLVEGRPSAILTFIGFSLAGAVIGERFGRLDRQTLRHLLLAGLISAGIAVGLSGVVSIGVAEVLGLPFGQVWVSFAPGGVEGMGAMALALGYDPVYVATHHIFRLLLLIAVLPVMLRRA; encoded by the coding sequence ATGCGGGGCATCCTCGTCGCGCTCGTGCCCGCTCTGGCGGGCGCGGCGCTCTGCCTGGTGCTCGGCGTCCCGGCCGGGGCGCTGATCGGCTCGACCCTGGCGGTGACGGCGGTCGCCCTCGCCAAGCTCGGCCCCCGTGTCCCGCAGACGCTGCGGGACACGGCCTTCGCGACCATCGGCGTGACGCTCGGGTCCGGCGTGACGCCGCATCTGCTGTCGGACCTCGCCCGCTTCCCCCTCAGCCTCGCGGCGCTCACGGTGACGATCGTCATCGTCATGACCGTGTCCGGATACATCCTGCGCCGCGGCTTCGGGATCGACCGGCCGACGGCGATCCTCGCCACCTCCCCGGGGGCCATGTCCTACGCGCTGTCGCTGTCGGTGAGCGGCGGCTCGGCCAGGCCCGACACGCAGACGGTGATGACGCTGCAGAGCCTGCGGCTCCTCCTCATCACCATCGTCCTGCCGCCCCTGATCGCCGAGATCGACGCCACCACCGGGATGCCTCACCCCGCGGTCGCCGCCATGCCGGTGCTGACGCTGCTGCCGAGCATCCTCCTGATCGCGCTGGCCTTCGGCGTCGGCATCCTGTTCGGCCGCATCAGGGTGCCGGCGGCGTTCCTGCTCGCGGGGGTCGTCACCAGCGGCATCGCGCACGGGGTCGGGCTGGTGGAGGGGCGCCCGTCGGCGATCCTCACCTTCATCGGCTTCTCGCTGGCGGGCGCCGTCATCGGCGAGCGGTTCGGGCGGCTGGACCGCCAGACGCTGCGGCACCTCCTGCTCGCCGGACTCATCTCGGCCGGCATCGCGGTCGGCCTGTCGGGGGTCGTCAGCATCGGCGTCGCGGAGGTGCTGGGGCTGCCGTTCGGGCAGGTCTGGGTCTCTTTCGCGCCCGGCGGTGTCGAGGGGATGGGCGCGATGGCCCTGGCGCTCGGCTACGACCCCGTCTACGTGGCGACGCACCACATCTTCCGCCTGCTGCTGCTGATCGCGGTCCTCCCGGTCATGCTGCGGCGGGCCTGA
- a CDS encoding MSMEG_0567/Sll0786 family nitrogen starvation N-acetyltransferase, with product MIIDLVSMREDDYQFRSPGYYIRAASQPFEARGAAALRHRVFVEEQKIFAEHDRDEIDLIATHLVALSTYAGEADQIVGTVRIHEEEPGLWWGSRLAVDRDFRHVHRLGTELIRLAVSTANGRGADTFLAHVQMQNVPLFERMHWRVLEEADLHGVPHARMQVDLSRYPACANPEEGWFRPVRRAA from the coding sequence ATGATCATCGACCTCGTCTCGATGCGGGAGGACGACTACCAGTTCCGCTCGCCCGGCTACTACATCCGCGCCGCCTCGCAGCCGTTCGAGGCGCGGGGCGCGGCGGCCCTCCGCCACCGCGTGTTCGTGGAGGAGCAGAAGATCTTCGCCGAGCACGACCGCGACGAGATCGACCTCATCGCGACCCACCTCGTCGCCCTCTCCACCTACGCGGGGGAGGCGGACCAGATCGTCGGCACCGTGCGCATCCACGAGGAGGAGCCGGGCCTCTGGTGGGGATCGCGGCTCGCCGTCGACCGCGATTTCCGCCACGTCCACCGCCTCGGTACCGAGCTCATCCGTCTCGCGGTCTCGACCGCGAACGGGCGTGGCGCCGATACCTTCCTGGCGCACGTGCAGATGCAGAACGTCCCCCTCTTCGAGCGGATGCACTGGCGCGTCCTGGAGGAGGCCGACCTTCACGGCGTCCCGCACGCCAGGATGCAGGTCGACCTCTCCCGCTACCCCGCCTGCGCCAACCCGGAGGAAGGCTGGTTCCGCCCCGTGCGGAGAGCGGCATGA